One stretch of Heliangelus exortis chromosome 24, bHelExo1.hap1, whole genome shotgun sequence DNA includes these proteins:
- the TXLNA gene encoding alpha-taxilin isoform X1: protein MKNQGGETKAAPQPASSSKMSSLVLEEGDSPEATAPLEGGGCLGGPPGLGCADSLSSEAQGTYKAPLPQEDTKSSRPAVCDVSEELSRQLEDILNTYCVDASQEGPGEEGGQSEPTEPEEAEKCGSESPKNGEQETGGPEMNGEKENTKGTEEFRPGEECGERDQKKAQEKKKAKGLGKEITLLMQTLNTLSTPEEKLAALCKKYAELLEEHRNSQKQMKILQKKQTQLVQEKDHLQSEHSKAILARSKLESLCRELQRHNRTLKEEGVQRAREEEEKRKEVTSHFQVTLNDIQLQMEQHNERNAKLRQENMELAERLKKLIEQYELREEHIDKVFKHKDLQQQLVDAKLQQAQEMLKEAEERHQREKDFLLKEAVESQRMCELMKQQETHLKQQLALYTEKFEEFQNTLSKSSEVFTTFKQEMEKMTKKIKKLEKETTMYRSRWESSNKALLEMAEEKTLRDKELEGLQVKIQRLEKLCRALQTERNDLNKKVQDLCAHTPRADPDLLEPLKNPSQEGSEGSAGGCSSPELSTAPGPAPAPGQLDPASPPPSNESKRAEQGEQKCFPALDSPSLPSFPQAGGGSSRTWLFFHALTGGSLMCEPSKPGSPRPFLLFCVGFVY from the exons ATGAAGAACCAAGGTGGGGAGACCaaagcagccccacagcctgccagctcctccaAAATGAGCAGtctggtgctggaggagggtGACTCACCAGAGGCCACGGCACCCCTGGAAGGTGGGGGGTGCCTGGGGGGTCCCCCGGGCCTGGGCTGTGCTGACAGCCTGAGCAGTGAGGCACAGGGAACATACAAGG ctcctctccCACAGGAGGACACCAAGTCCTCCCGCCCTGCCGTGTGCGACGTCTCCGAAGAGCTCAGCAGGCAGCTTGAGGACATCTTGAACACATACTGTGTGGATGCCAGTCAGGAGGGTCCGGGTGAGGAGGGTGGGCAGAGTGAACCCACTGAGCCCGAAGAGGCTGAGAAGTGTGGGAGTGAGTCACCCAAAAACGGGGAGCAGGAGACAGGCGGCCCCGAGATGAATGGGGAGAAGGAGAACACCAAGGGGACTGAAGAGTTTCGACCTGGTGAGGAGTGTGGGGAGAGGGACCAGAAGAAAgctcaggaaaagaagaaagccaaAGGCCTGG GCAAAGAAATCACTTTGCTGATGCAGACATTGAACACCCTGAGCACACCAGAGGAGAAACTAGCAGCACTGTGCAAGAAATATGCTGAGCTG CTGGAAGAGCACCGTAACTCTCAGAAACAGATGAAGATCTTGCAGAAGAAGCAGACACAGCTGGTGCAGGAGAAGGATCACCTGCAGAGTGAGCACAGCAAAGCCATCCTGGCCCGCAGCAAGCTGGAGAGCCTCTGCCGGGAGCTCCAGAGGCACAACCGTACCCTCAAG GAGGAAGGTGTCCAGCGTGCacgggaggaagaggagaaaaggaaggaggtgACATCCCACTTCCAGGTGACACTGAATGACATCCAGCTGCAGATGGAGCAGCACAACGAAAGGAATGCCAAACTGCGCCAGGAGAACATGGAGCTGGCAGAGAGGCTCAAGAAGCTCATTGAGCAGTATGAGCTGAGGGAGGAG CACATTGATAAGGTGTTCAAACACAAGgacttgcagcagcagctggtggaTGCAAAGCTCCAGCAGGcacaggagatgctgaaggaggcagaggagagacacCAGAGGGAGAAAGACTTC cTGCTGAAGGAAGCTGTGGAATCCCAGAGGATGTGTGAGCTGATGAAGCAGCAGGAGACCCATCTCAAGCAGCAG CTGGCTCTCTACACTGAGAAGTTTGAAGAATTCCAGAACACCCTTTCCAAAAGCAGTGAAGTGTTCACAACATTTAaacaggagatggagaag ATGACTAAGAAGATcaagaagctggagaaagagACCACAATGTACCGCTCTCGCTGGGAGAGCAGCAACAAAGCTCTCTTGGAGATGGCTGAAGAG AAAACCCTTCGGGACAAAGAATTAGAGGGGCTTCAGGTGAAAATCCAGCGCTTGGAGAAACTGTGCCGAGCTCTGCAAACGGAGCGCAACGACCTCAACAAGAAAGTGCAGGACCTGTGTGCCCACACCCCCCGGGCAGATCCTGACCTGCTGGAGCCTCTGAAGAACCCATCCCAGGAGGGCTCCGAGGGGTCTGCAGGAG gctgcagctccccagaactgagcacagcACCTGGACCTGCCCCGGCCCCGGGACAGCTGGATCCAGCATCACCTCCACCATCGAATGAAAGCAAAcgagcagagcagggagaacAGAAATGTTTCCCAGCACTGgattctccttccctcccttctttccctcaggcaggaggagggagctcCAGGACTTGGCTGTTTTTCCATGCCCTGACTGGTGGCTCCCTCATGTGTGAGCCAAGCAAACCAGGGTCACCGAGACCATTTCTCCTCTTCTGTGTGGGTTTTGTGTATTGA
- the TXLNA gene encoding alpha-taxilin isoform X2, whose amino-acid sequence MKNQGGETKAAPQPASSSKMSSLVLEEGDSPEATAPLEAPLPQEDTKSSRPAVCDVSEELSRQLEDILNTYCVDASQEGPGEEGGQSEPTEPEEAEKCGSESPKNGEQETGGPEMNGEKENTKGTEEFRPGEECGERDQKKAQEKKKAKGLGKEITLLMQTLNTLSTPEEKLAALCKKYAELLEEHRNSQKQMKILQKKQTQLVQEKDHLQSEHSKAILARSKLESLCRELQRHNRTLKEEGVQRAREEEEKRKEVTSHFQVTLNDIQLQMEQHNERNAKLRQENMELAERLKKLIEQYELREEHIDKVFKHKDLQQQLVDAKLQQAQEMLKEAEERHQREKDFLLKEAVESQRMCELMKQQETHLKQQLALYTEKFEEFQNTLSKSSEVFTTFKQEMEKMTKKIKKLEKETTMYRSRWESSNKALLEMAEEKTLRDKELEGLQVKIQRLEKLCRALQTERNDLNKKVQDLCAHTPRADPDLLEPLKNPSQEGSEGSAGGCSSPELSTAPGPAPAPGQLDPASPPPSNESKRAEQGEQKCFPALDSPSLPSFPQAGGGSSRTWLFFHALTGGSLMCEPSKPGSPRPFLLFCVGFVY is encoded by the exons ATGAAGAACCAAGGTGGGGAGACCaaagcagccccacagcctgccagctcctccaAAATGAGCAGtctggtgctggaggagggtGACTCACCAGAGGCCACGGCACCCCTGGAAG ctcctctccCACAGGAGGACACCAAGTCCTCCCGCCCTGCCGTGTGCGACGTCTCCGAAGAGCTCAGCAGGCAGCTTGAGGACATCTTGAACACATACTGTGTGGATGCCAGTCAGGAGGGTCCGGGTGAGGAGGGTGGGCAGAGTGAACCCACTGAGCCCGAAGAGGCTGAGAAGTGTGGGAGTGAGTCACCCAAAAACGGGGAGCAGGAGACAGGCGGCCCCGAGATGAATGGGGAGAAGGAGAACACCAAGGGGACTGAAGAGTTTCGACCTGGTGAGGAGTGTGGGGAGAGGGACCAGAAGAAAgctcaggaaaagaagaaagccaaAGGCCTGG GCAAAGAAATCACTTTGCTGATGCAGACATTGAACACCCTGAGCACACCAGAGGAGAAACTAGCAGCACTGTGCAAGAAATATGCTGAGCTG CTGGAAGAGCACCGTAACTCTCAGAAACAGATGAAGATCTTGCAGAAGAAGCAGACACAGCTGGTGCAGGAGAAGGATCACCTGCAGAGTGAGCACAGCAAAGCCATCCTGGCCCGCAGCAAGCTGGAGAGCCTCTGCCGGGAGCTCCAGAGGCACAACCGTACCCTCAAG GAGGAAGGTGTCCAGCGTGCacgggaggaagaggagaaaaggaaggaggtgACATCCCACTTCCAGGTGACACTGAATGACATCCAGCTGCAGATGGAGCAGCACAACGAAAGGAATGCCAAACTGCGCCAGGAGAACATGGAGCTGGCAGAGAGGCTCAAGAAGCTCATTGAGCAGTATGAGCTGAGGGAGGAG CACATTGATAAGGTGTTCAAACACAAGgacttgcagcagcagctggtggaTGCAAAGCTCCAGCAGGcacaggagatgctgaaggaggcagaggagagacacCAGAGGGAGAAAGACTTC cTGCTGAAGGAAGCTGTGGAATCCCAGAGGATGTGTGAGCTGATGAAGCAGCAGGAGACCCATCTCAAGCAGCAG CTGGCTCTCTACACTGAGAAGTTTGAAGAATTCCAGAACACCCTTTCCAAAAGCAGTGAAGTGTTCACAACATTTAaacaggagatggagaag ATGACTAAGAAGATcaagaagctggagaaagagACCACAATGTACCGCTCTCGCTGGGAGAGCAGCAACAAAGCTCTCTTGGAGATGGCTGAAGAG AAAACCCTTCGGGACAAAGAATTAGAGGGGCTTCAGGTGAAAATCCAGCGCTTGGAGAAACTGTGCCGAGCTCTGCAAACGGAGCGCAACGACCTCAACAAGAAAGTGCAGGACCTGTGTGCCCACACCCCCCGGGCAGATCCTGACCTGCTGGAGCCTCTGAAGAACCCATCCCAGGAGGGCTCCGAGGGGTCTGCAGGAG gctgcagctccccagaactgagcacagcACCTGGACCTGCCCCGGCCCCGGGACAGCTGGATCCAGCATCACCTCCACCATCGAATGAAAGCAAAcgagcagagcagggagaacAGAAATGTTTCCCAGCACTGgattctccttccctcccttctttccctcaggcaggaggagggagctcCAGGACTTGGCTGTTTTTCCATGCCCTGACTGGTGGCTCCCTCATGTGTGAGCCAAGCAAACCAGGGTCACCGAGACCATTTCTCCTCTTCTGTGTGGGTTTTGTGTATTGA
- the TXLNA gene encoding alpha-taxilin isoform X4, translated as MKNQAPLPQEDTKSSRPAVCDVSEELSRQLEDILNTYCVDASQEGPGEEGGQSEPTEPEEAEKCGSESPKNGEQETGGPEMNGEKENTKGTEEFRPGEECGERDQKKAQEKKKAKGLGKEITLLMQTLNTLSTPEEKLAALCKKYAELLEEHRNSQKQMKILQKKQTQLVQEKDHLQSEHSKAILARSKLESLCRELQRHNRTLKEEGVQRAREEEEKRKEVTSHFQVTLNDIQLQMEQHNERNAKLRQENMELAERLKKLIEQYELREEHIDKVFKHKDLQQQLVDAKLQQAQEMLKEAEERHQREKDFLLKEAVESQRMCELMKQQETHLKQQLALYTEKFEEFQNTLSKSSEVFTTFKQEMEKMTKKIKKLEKETTMYRSRWESSNKALLEMAEEKTLRDKELEGLQVKIQRLEKLCRALQTERNDLNKKVQDLCAHTPRADPDLLEPLKNPSQEGSEGSAGGCSSPELSTAPGPAPAPGQLDPASPPPSNESKRAEQGEQKCFPALDSPSLPSFPQAGGGSSRTWLFFHALTGGSLMCEPSKPGSPRPFLLFCVGFVY; from the exons ATGAAGAACCAAG ctcctctccCACAGGAGGACACCAAGTCCTCCCGCCCTGCCGTGTGCGACGTCTCCGAAGAGCTCAGCAGGCAGCTTGAGGACATCTTGAACACATACTGTGTGGATGCCAGTCAGGAGGGTCCGGGTGAGGAGGGTGGGCAGAGTGAACCCACTGAGCCCGAAGAGGCTGAGAAGTGTGGGAGTGAGTCACCCAAAAACGGGGAGCAGGAGACAGGCGGCCCCGAGATGAATGGGGAGAAGGAGAACACCAAGGGGACTGAAGAGTTTCGACCTGGTGAGGAGTGTGGGGAGAGGGACCAGAAGAAAgctcaggaaaagaagaaagccaaAGGCCTGG GCAAAGAAATCACTTTGCTGATGCAGACATTGAACACCCTGAGCACACCAGAGGAGAAACTAGCAGCACTGTGCAAGAAATATGCTGAGCTG CTGGAAGAGCACCGTAACTCTCAGAAACAGATGAAGATCTTGCAGAAGAAGCAGACACAGCTGGTGCAGGAGAAGGATCACCTGCAGAGTGAGCACAGCAAAGCCATCCTGGCCCGCAGCAAGCTGGAGAGCCTCTGCCGGGAGCTCCAGAGGCACAACCGTACCCTCAAG GAGGAAGGTGTCCAGCGTGCacgggaggaagaggagaaaaggaaggaggtgACATCCCACTTCCAGGTGACACTGAATGACATCCAGCTGCAGATGGAGCAGCACAACGAAAGGAATGCCAAACTGCGCCAGGAGAACATGGAGCTGGCAGAGAGGCTCAAGAAGCTCATTGAGCAGTATGAGCTGAGGGAGGAG CACATTGATAAGGTGTTCAAACACAAGgacttgcagcagcagctggtggaTGCAAAGCTCCAGCAGGcacaggagatgctgaaggaggcagaggagagacacCAGAGGGAGAAAGACTTC cTGCTGAAGGAAGCTGTGGAATCCCAGAGGATGTGTGAGCTGATGAAGCAGCAGGAGACCCATCTCAAGCAGCAG CTGGCTCTCTACACTGAGAAGTTTGAAGAATTCCAGAACACCCTTTCCAAAAGCAGTGAAGTGTTCACAACATTTAaacaggagatggagaag ATGACTAAGAAGATcaagaagctggagaaagagACCACAATGTACCGCTCTCGCTGGGAGAGCAGCAACAAAGCTCTCTTGGAGATGGCTGAAGAG AAAACCCTTCGGGACAAAGAATTAGAGGGGCTTCAGGTGAAAATCCAGCGCTTGGAGAAACTGTGCCGAGCTCTGCAAACGGAGCGCAACGACCTCAACAAGAAAGTGCAGGACCTGTGTGCCCACACCCCCCGGGCAGATCCTGACCTGCTGGAGCCTCTGAAGAACCCATCCCAGGAGGGCTCCGAGGGGTCTGCAGGAG gctgcagctccccagaactgagcacagcACCTGGACCTGCCCCGGCCCCGGGACAGCTGGATCCAGCATCACCTCCACCATCGAATGAAAGCAAAcgagcagagcagggagaacAGAAATGTTTCCCAGCACTGgattctccttccctcccttctttccctcaggcaggaggagggagctcCAGGACTTGGCTGTTTTTCCATGCCCTGACTGGTGGCTCCCTCATGTGTGAGCCAAGCAAACCAGGGTCACCGAGACCATTTCTCCTCTTCTGTGTGGGTTTTGTGTATTGA
- the TXLNA gene encoding alpha-taxilin isoform X3 has product MKNQGGETKAAPQPASSSKMSSLVLEEGDSPEATAPLEGGGCLGGPPGLGCADSLSSEAQGTYKAPLPQEDTKSSRPAVCDVSEELSRQLEDILNTYCVDASQEGPGEEGGQSEPTEPEEAEKCGSESPKNGEQETGGPEMNGEKENTKGTEEFRPGEECGERDQKKAQEKKKAKGLGKEITLLMQTLNTLSTPEEKLAALCKKYAELLEEHRNSQKQMKILQKKQTQLVQEKDHLQSEHSKAILARSKLESLCRELQRHNRTLKEEGVQRAREEEEKRKEVTSHFQVTLNDIQLQMEQHNERNAKLRQENMELAERLKKLIEQYELREEHIDKVFKHKDLQQQLVDAKLQQAQEMLKEAEERHQREKDFLLKEAVESQRMCELMKQQETHLKQQLALYTEKFEEFQNTLSKSSEVFTTFKQEMEKMTKKIKKLEKETTMYRSRWESSNKALLEMAEEKTLRDKELEGLQVKIQRLEKLCRALQTERNDLNKKVQDLCAHTPRADPDLLEPLKNPSQEGSEGSAGGAEDCLHSGKPAHSTDPMESPGELSRGALGQSGTEEGSGGTD; this is encoded by the exons ATGAAGAACCAAGGTGGGGAGACCaaagcagccccacagcctgccagctcctccaAAATGAGCAGtctggtgctggaggagggtGACTCACCAGAGGCCACGGCACCCCTGGAAGGTGGGGGGTGCCTGGGGGGTCCCCCGGGCCTGGGCTGTGCTGACAGCCTGAGCAGTGAGGCACAGGGAACATACAAGG ctcctctccCACAGGAGGACACCAAGTCCTCCCGCCCTGCCGTGTGCGACGTCTCCGAAGAGCTCAGCAGGCAGCTTGAGGACATCTTGAACACATACTGTGTGGATGCCAGTCAGGAGGGTCCGGGTGAGGAGGGTGGGCAGAGTGAACCCACTGAGCCCGAAGAGGCTGAGAAGTGTGGGAGTGAGTCACCCAAAAACGGGGAGCAGGAGACAGGCGGCCCCGAGATGAATGGGGAGAAGGAGAACACCAAGGGGACTGAAGAGTTTCGACCTGGTGAGGAGTGTGGGGAGAGGGACCAGAAGAAAgctcaggaaaagaagaaagccaaAGGCCTGG GCAAAGAAATCACTTTGCTGATGCAGACATTGAACACCCTGAGCACACCAGAGGAGAAACTAGCAGCACTGTGCAAGAAATATGCTGAGCTG CTGGAAGAGCACCGTAACTCTCAGAAACAGATGAAGATCTTGCAGAAGAAGCAGACACAGCTGGTGCAGGAGAAGGATCACCTGCAGAGTGAGCACAGCAAAGCCATCCTGGCCCGCAGCAAGCTGGAGAGCCTCTGCCGGGAGCTCCAGAGGCACAACCGTACCCTCAAG GAGGAAGGTGTCCAGCGTGCacgggaggaagaggagaaaaggaaggaggtgACATCCCACTTCCAGGTGACACTGAATGACATCCAGCTGCAGATGGAGCAGCACAACGAAAGGAATGCCAAACTGCGCCAGGAGAACATGGAGCTGGCAGAGAGGCTCAAGAAGCTCATTGAGCAGTATGAGCTGAGGGAGGAG CACATTGATAAGGTGTTCAAACACAAGgacttgcagcagcagctggtggaTGCAAAGCTCCAGCAGGcacaggagatgctgaaggaggcagaggagagacacCAGAGGGAGAAAGACTTC cTGCTGAAGGAAGCTGTGGAATCCCAGAGGATGTGTGAGCTGATGAAGCAGCAGGAGACCCATCTCAAGCAGCAG CTGGCTCTCTACACTGAGAAGTTTGAAGAATTCCAGAACACCCTTTCCAAAAGCAGTGAAGTGTTCACAACATTTAaacaggagatggagaag ATGACTAAGAAGATcaagaagctggagaaagagACCACAATGTACCGCTCTCGCTGGGAGAGCAGCAACAAAGCTCTCTTGGAGATGGCTGAAGAG AAAACCCTTCGGGACAAAGAATTAGAGGGGCTTCAGGTGAAAATCCAGCGCTTGGAGAAACTGTGCCGAGCTCTGCAAACGGAGCGCAACGACCTCAACAAGAAAGTGCAGGACCTGTGTGCCCACACCCCCCGGGCAGATCCTGACCTGCTGGAGCCTCTGAAGAACCCATCCCAGGAGGGCTCCGAGGGGTCTGCAGGAGGTGCTGAGGATTGCCTGCACTCAGGAAAGCCAGCACACAGCACAGATCCCATGGAGAGCCCGGGAGAACTGAGCAGGGGAGCCCTGGGGCAGAGCGGGACTGAGGAAGGCTCAGGGGGCACTGACTGA
- the TXLNA gene encoding alpha-taxilin isoform X6, with protein sequence MKNQAPLPQEDTKSSRPAVCDVSEELSRQLEDILNTYCVDASQEGPGEEGGQSEPTEPEEAEKCGSESPKNGEQETGGPEMNGEKENTKGTEEFRPGEECGERDQKKAQEKKKAKGLGKEITLLMQTLNTLSTPEEKLAALCKKYAELLEEHRNSQKQMKILQKKQTQLVQEKDHLQSEHSKAILARSKLESLCRELQRHNRTLKEEGVQRAREEEEKRKEVTSHFQVTLNDIQLQMEQHNERNAKLRQENMELAERLKKLIEQYELREEHIDKVFKHKDLQQQLVDAKLQQAQEMLKEAEERHQREKDFLLKEAVESQRMCELMKQQETHLKQQLALYTEKFEEFQNTLSKSSEVFTTFKQEMEKMTKKIKKLEKETTMYRSRWESSNKALLEMAEEKTLRDKELEGLQVKIQRLEKLCRALQTERNDLNKKVQDLCAHTPRADPDLLEPLKNPSQEGSEGSAGGAEDCLHSGKPAHSTDPMESPGELSRGALGQSGTEEGSGGTD encoded by the exons ATGAAGAACCAAG ctcctctccCACAGGAGGACACCAAGTCCTCCCGCCCTGCCGTGTGCGACGTCTCCGAAGAGCTCAGCAGGCAGCTTGAGGACATCTTGAACACATACTGTGTGGATGCCAGTCAGGAGGGTCCGGGTGAGGAGGGTGGGCAGAGTGAACCCACTGAGCCCGAAGAGGCTGAGAAGTGTGGGAGTGAGTCACCCAAAAACGGGGAGCAGGAGACAGGCGGCCCCGAGATGAATGGGGAGAAGGAGAACACCAAGGGGACTGAAGAGTTTCGACCTGGTGAGGAGTGTGGGGAGAGGGACCAGAAGAAAgctcaggaaaagaagaaagccaaAGGCCTGG GCAAAGAAATCACTTTGCTGATGCAGACATTGAACACCCTGAGCACACCAGAGGAGAAACTAGCAGCACTGTGCAAGAAATATGCTGAGCTG CTGGAAGAGCACCGTAACTCTCAGAAACAGATGAAGATCTTGCAGAAGAAGCAGACACAGCTGGTGCAGGAGAAGGATCACCTGCAGAGTGAGCACAGCAAAGCCATCCTGGCCCGCAGCAAGCTGGAGAGCCTCTGCCGGGAGCTCCAGAGGCACAACCGTACCCTCAAG GAGGAAGGTGTCCAGCGTGCacgggaggaagaggagaaaaggaaggaggtgACATCCCACTTCCAGGTGACACTGAATGACATCCAGCTGCAGATGGAGCAGCACAACGAAAGGAATGCCAAACTGCGCCAGGAGAACATGGAGCTGGCAGAGAGGCTCAAGAAGCTCATTGAGCAGTATGAGCTGAGGGAGGAG CACATTGATAAGGTGTTCAAACACAAGgacttgcagcagcagctggtggaTGCAAAGCTCCAGCAGGcacaggagatgctgaaggaggcagaggagagacacCAGAGGGAGAAAGACTTC cTGCTGAAGGAAGCTGTGGAATCCCAGAGGATGTGTGAGCTGATGAAGCAGCAGGAGACCCATCTCAAGCAGCAG CTGGCTCTCTACACTGAGAAGTTTGAAGAATTCCAGAACACCCTTTCCAAAAGCAGTGAAGTGTTCACAACATTTAaacaggagatggagaag ATGACTAAGAAGATcaagaagctggagaaagagACCACAATGTACCGCTCTCGCTGGGAGAGCAGCAACAAAGCTCTCTTGGAGATGGCTGAAGAG AAAACCCTTCGGGACAAAGAATTAGAGGGGCTTCAGGTGAAAATCCAGCGCTTGGAGAAACTGTGCCGAGCTCTGCAAACGGAGCGCAACGACCTCAACAAGAAAGTGCAGGACCTGTGTGCCCACACCCCCCGGGCAGATCCTGACCTGCTGGAGCCTCTGAAGAACCCATCCCAGGAGGGCTCCGAGGGGTCTGCAGGAGGTGCTGAGGATTGCCTGCACTCAGGAAAGCCAGCACACAGCACAGATCCCATGGAGAGCCCGGGAGAACTGAGCAGGGGAGCCCTGGGGCAGAGCGGGACTGAGGAAGGCTCAGGGGGCACTGACTGA
- the TXLNA gene encoding alpha-taxilin isoform X5, which produces MKNQGGETKAAPQPASSSKMSSLVLEEGDSPEATAPLEAPLPQEDTKSSRPAVCDVSEELSRQLEDILNTYCVDASQEGPGEEGGQSEPTEPEEAEKCGSESPKNGEQETGGPEMNGEKENTKGTEEFRPGEECGERDQKKAQEKKKAKGLGKEITLLMQTLNTLSTPEEKLAALCKKYAELLEEHRNSQKQMKILQKKQTQLVQEKDHLQSEHSKAILARSKLESLCRELQRHNRTLKEEGVQRAREEEEKRKEVTSHFQVTLNDIQLQMEQHNERNAKLRQENMELAERLKKLIEQYELREEHIDKVFKHKDLQQQLVDAKLQQAQEMLKEAEERHQREKDFLLKEAVESQRMCELMKQQETHLKQQLALYTEKFEEFQNTLSKSSEVFTTFKQEMEKMTKKIKKLEKETTMYRSRWESSNKALLEMAEEKTLRDKELEGLQVKIQRLEKLCRALQTERNDLNKKVQDLCAHTPRADPDLLEPLKNPSQEGSEGSAGGAEDCLHSGKPAHSTDPMESPGELSRGALGQSGTEEGSGGTD; this is translated from the exons ATGAAGAACCAAGGTGGGGAGACCaaagcagccccacagcctgccagctcctccaAAATGAGCAGtctggtgctggaggagggtGACTCACCAGAGGCCACGGCACCCCTGGAAG ctcctctccCACAGGAGGACACCAAGTCCTCCCGCCCTGCCGTGTGCGACGTCTCCGAAGAGCTCAGCAGGCAGCTTGAGGACATCTTGAACACATACTGTGTGGATGCCAGTCAGGAGGGTCCGGGTGAGGAGGGTGGGCAGAGTGAACCCACTGAGCCCGAAGAGGCTGAGAAGTGTGGGAGTGAGTCACCCAAAAACGGGGAGCAGGAGACAGGCGGCCCCGAGATGAATGGGGAGAAGGAGAACACCAAGGGGACTGAAGAGTTTCGACCTGGTGAGGAGTGTGGGGAGAGGGACCAGAAGAAAgctcaggaaaagaagaaagccaaAGGCCTGG GCAAAGAAATCACTTTGCTGATGCAGACATTGAACACCCTGAGCACACCAGAGGAGAAACTAGCAGCACTGTGCAAGAAATATGCTGAGCTG CTGGAAGAGCACCGTAACTCTCAGAAACAGATGAAGATCTTGCAGAAGAAGCAGACACAGCTGGTGCAGGAGAAGGATCACCTGCAGAGTGAGCACAGCAAAGCCATCCTGGCCCGCAGCAAGCTGGAGAGCCTCTGCCGGGAGCTCCAGAGGCACAACCGTACCCTCAAG GAGGAAGGTGTCCAGCGTGCacgggaggaagaggagaaaaggaaggaggtgACATCCCACTTCCAGGTGACACTGAATGACATCCAGCTGCAGATGGAGCAGCACAACGAAAGGAATGCCAAACTGCGCCAGGAGAACATGGAGCTGGCAGAGAGGCTCAAGAAGCTCATTGAGCAGTATGAGCTGAGGGAGGAG CACATTGATAAGGTGTTCAAACACAAGgacttgcagcagcagctggtggaTGCAAAGCTCCAGCAGGcacaggagatgctgaaggaggcagaggagagacacCAGAGGGAGAAAGACTTC cTGCTGAAGGAAGCTGTGGAATCCCAGAGGATGTGTGAGCTGATGAAGCAGCAGGAGACCCATCTCAAGCAGCAG CTGGCTCTCTACACTGAGAAGTTTGAAGAATTCCAGAACACCCTTTCCAAAAGCAGTGAAGTGTTCACAACATTTAaacaggagatggagaag ATGACTAAGAAGATcaagaagctggagaaagagACCACAATGTACCGCTCTCGCTGGGAGAGCAGCAACAAAGCTCTCTTGGAGATGGCTGAAGAG AAAACCCTTCGGGACAAAGAATTAGAGGGGCTTCAGGTGAAAATCCAGCGCTTGGAGAAACTGTGCCGAGCTCTGCAAACGGAGCGCAACGACCTCAACAAGAAAGTGCAGGACCTGTGTGCCCACACCCCCCGGGCAGATCCTGACCTGCTGGAGCCTCTGAAGAACCCATCCCAGGAGGGCTCCGAGGGGTCTGCAGGAGGTGCTGAGGATTGCCTGCACTCAGGAAAGCCAGCACACAGCACAGATCCCATGGAGAGCCCGGGAGAACTGAGCAGGGGAGCCCTGGGGCAGAGCGGGACTGAGGAAGGCTCAGGGGGCACTGACTGA